The sequence catataatttgttttattttatttatttattttttttttttttttgttttgctAACAcactatttaaaaaaaaaattaattcttatCAGTTTGTGCGATTTTCTACAAACAAAAGCTTTGACTTTTTTCAGTCCGCCCATCGCTAAAAGTTATTCATCATTTtaagaattatttaattttaaaagatatttaattctctaaaaatttacatatatttttatatatattaatgaaattcTATAAATAAGCATCTTTAAAACCTTTAAGAacattcataaaaataattcattaaactttttaaaaaaatttaaaataattaaaaaaaaaaaaattatttatttaattttattttaaataattcttttaaaatttataaaaaatatataaaaaaaaatctttaaaacaagaaaaaaaaaaattccgcaaagtatatatatatattttttacaaaggaaataattaaaaaattgtatcTCATAGAGTTTAAAGGGGTTGCTTATTGCtgttgtttattttttttttttttttttatattaataatttaaaaaatttaacaaaaaaaaatccttaaaataaaagtttgCAATACAAtcaatttattaattgaagctttatattttttatgccATATACTATAGCAAATtggaataaattaaatttgttattatttttaattttagagatttattaaataaaatattactatttgttattttattgaTTTTCTTATATCCTAATATGATTTACTATTATTTACAAGCGTTTAATTCATTCCttaattttcaaataaaagaaaaaaatgaactttaataaaaataattcttaaCTATTTATCTTATATAGAACTTATAAATACAACTGTTTTAGAAACTCCCATACGATTgtaaacatatttttatttttacaacaaaaaacaaaaaagaaaaaatgcaaacattaatattatctataaaaacaattattacacaaaaaaaaaaaaaatatatatatatatatatatatagacaaaaattaaaaaaagtaatatgaaaataaggaaaacactttataaataatttttttaaacatattGAGATTATGTAGAATATTTTGATATAATTGTAgctaaagaaaatgaaggtGTATATATATCACTTTGcttatatttcattaaaattttagaaTTTGAAATTTTATCTTTCATAGTTCTTTGAACTATGTTAAATGTATTATATAgagaattaaatttttctttaattaaatttaaatcaaTTGGTTTCGGTGTAttcatattaatattttttttctttgtaattaaacgatttgaatattttgatataatattttgaaatttcATCTCATATTCTAGCTGAagttcatttaataaattgctgtatttcatatttattttctcatATGATAATAGAATTTCTTTTCTTATATATCTAAAATAATCAATGATTTGAATATgtatatatcttttattatattgaaTTAATGTATAagcttttattaaatatttagcTGATAAATTCTCTAaattatcttctttttttaataactctaaaaatgaagaatcaTAATTattgaattttattttttttataggatACGGGGaatctatattatttttcaaataataatcACTATTATTATCTAACGTATTGgtacttattctttttttatttttgctaCCTAGGAAACTTTTATCTATATGAGATTCTttcaaattttctttttcttcttcattatttaaaataatttcattacTTGGTTCATCATTTCCCAAAATACTTACAATTTCTGAATATTCTTTTGTTacattaatattattgttttttatataatcaaaattttttatattttctattttattactCTTATATGCATCTTCATTTTCAggtaattcttttttatctgaaatattattctttatatttaattcctTTTCACTTTTTGTTTCATTCTGtttctcttttttatcttttttctcataattaattttactcACATTACAGTGTATTCTTtgcaaatttttatttttcacttTGCTTGTTTCATCTACtctaataattatattattattatttgttgCTTCATTGGATATATTTGGTTTGTtacatttttcatatttatttaagcTTTGTATACATTCATCAAtgcttttttgtttttcatcataattaagtaattctttgaCTATTTCAACAGGAGATTTCAAAATGttgtcatttttatttaaatagatACTTTGTGAATAATTTGAAACATTTGATTCATATTCTGCATCtaatttcaaatttttttcacCATGATCCTGAAATGAATTTTCTTTGTCATCTCCCactacaaaattttttaatattttctttgtttcatttatatttttattttcctcagatttacatttaaaattatctttCTTTGATTGAATACTTTTTAATGCTTCCTCACCAGATATATCCCTgttatcaatatttttattaacctttttttcATAGCTATcaatgtttttctttttatcttCATTCATTTTACATTGATTCTTTTCCTTCTGTTCATTTTTTTCGTTTTCattattgtatattttttcttcatttgtaTTATTCCTTATTATATGAATATCCATTTTTATACTTTGATTTTTTGAATCTTGTATTTTAGGagaattatcattatttaccTTATTTAATGTACTTAAGTTTTGACtacaattattaaatttagaattttgttgattatttttttcttccaaTAAATTCATTAGCAATAAATCTTCATAATggttttcttcatttaaagccaattcattattaaaatcacacatgttttcattaaaagtattctttaaattatgtTCATTCATTAGTGATAATtcatttaatgaattttCATAAAGCTGATTACTACATTTACCACCATCatcataaatataattttcttttattaaatccCTAGTTGTTGCATAACTAATTTTAAGATTACCTCCATTTTTTTCTATCTCATTTTCTTTTgctaatgaaattttttcatttaagttTATTgattcattaaataatacaTCAGTAATATCATTATCTACTAATTTCTTAATTTCCAAATTTTTTTGATGACTTATCAGATCGTTATTATTGCAATCTATATTGTTTAATGACTCCTCTAATAGTACAGTTTTAGTTTCAACTGAAATGTTATCAtttaataaacaaatttCTTTTGTTGTTGCAAAACTAACTTTCCTTCtttccattttttctttactttTGTTGTTATTATTTATCAACATATTGTTTGAGTCATTatctatatcattttttaatttagttATGTATAAATtgtcttttaaataaatacctTCACCTTCATCTTTTTTCTCATTATCATCActaatattttcaatttctattacacaatttattaaactatatacttttctttttattgaTTCTGAACTAAAACTTATTGATATTTCTACATTATCGAAAAATCGatcttcaaaattttttcttaatttattGGAGAGAACTcctgtaaaaaaaaaaaaaaaaaaaattacagtGGATATTgcatataattaatattattgcTATTCACAAAAGTGAAATATGTTCTAACCTATagcatcattttttttaaaataaaaagtaattatttttgaattttcttcattttttattttaattctatCATATGATATCACCATaagtaatttattttttgtattatagaaatagacataaaaaatattcattagtAAACTACCTTTATAACCATTAGGTGTTAAAATTGTTTTGTTGGAtacttcattttcattaatattatcatCGAATGTTTTAACAAAAATGCtactattatttatatatatatatgaattatcttttaaataatctatatttatatctttGTCTTTTGTTAAAgtcaaataataatttctttttttgtttattaaattaCTTATCTGACtacataaagaaaaattgtcAATTTTTTTCTCAGTAGTAAATTTATGTatacttttaaataaagaaagaatttttttttttatttctatatctGGAACATTTTCATATTCCTTTaagataatatttatataattttcaaaattattgatattttttatctcttcagtattttgaaaaataggcaataataaatcaaaagctatttctattattttaatacGAGAATAACCTTTCTGGATGTAATTAATATCAATatcttttgtttttaaattatttaaaatttcatttaataagGATAGATGAAACGATATAATATGTAATAAGGATATGTAAAAATTGCTTAATTCTACATTGTAATATTTCCATATATCTATTAAGTttgttatattatttaaatctaaaacaaaaaagaaaaatgttcTTTCAAATAACAAAAAGCTATCATCTGAAAATTCGTTTTCTTTTAGGCATATATCTATAAtaacatttaaatttttaaagaaattttcGTTTATTTCCTCTTTTATGTTAATACATTTATTAATACAATATCGAATAAAATACATACATTCATGTGCTAATAAAGTCATATGACTATTTAGCGAATTAATACATATACCTATAATTCTATCAATaactttataattaaaagtaaaattggATTCAATATCTATCTCTATTAAATCATGTAAAAATACTGATAACGAACATTCCCCTTCTTCTTCAGCTGCGTTTAACTCTTGAATtatattattgttatatTCTTCAACGTCTATatcattcatttttataaattttttttttctatattaacaaaatcataaaaaaaagacaaaaaaaaaaaaaaaaaaaaaaaaaaaaaagaacaaaaaagaacaatcaaattaatatatataatttaaaaaaaaaaatgttaacaattaaaaattataaaatacataatatataaaaattttaaaataaaacaaatacagaaattaaaaaaaaaaaaaaactaaatttTAAGACaatataaacttttttttttttttaaatctataAGAActaaatttttctattaattccaaatattatcatttagaATATGCAcactatctttttttttttttttttaatattttttgtagatttttatattaattgaaaaaagacaacataatattttattctatgaattatatttgaaatataaGTAATCaaacaaaattattttaattttttttttttttaaatgtatatatataaattttttaaaaaaagatatgtatattatttagcaaaatataaagaatatataatacctttaaaaaaatgggattaatttaaataaattaacaaaatataaaaacaaagtttttcatttatatatttaattattattttattaattcagTTAATATTAACTataagtgaaaaaaaaaaaaaaataaataaacaatatAGAAGCTTAATCTTCtatgtattttatttattattaacttaatttctatttatatataattatttccaCATACCATTGTTTGATTCCTAATAAGGTTAtgttcaaatattttttttttttttatatattccttatataattatgatattttatatttttttttaatattctcaGGAATAATAAATCTatgtattcttttttttttttttcttttgaagAATAACTAATTTTTGAAAGtactaatttattttatttagaaaactttattttattcacttaatttttattttatatactagtttttcttttttcttttttttttcttttgatatTCACTAAATAAATTTCTTTGCTTTATTGCTCTTATGTATGATTGAATAATAATTGCCgcttcattatttatattctcTTCTTTTTGAATTATTCTATCTCTTTTTTCagttaattcttttaaaatctgattttcttcatcttctgCTTTTTTTCGCATTAAAATAGTATCCAAATCATTTTCGATTattctattttcttttaattcattattcaatttttctatttctataATGCaagtataaatttttaaataaaaaaaataaataaataataataaaaattgtgcaaatatttatatatatgtgtctATTTATTACCATTAtccattatatttatttctttgtCTATTGAatcaatataatttttgatATCTAGttctaataatttattttttttaaccaAGCTTATTTCTTGATCTtgatatgttttaatttggttttcatatacattttttgttttttcaaataaaatattaatattttctaaattttcgGAAGCATCATTTATAGGAATCATatttaataacttttttatattttcttcagaGCTTTTTCTTAGATCATCCAGTTCTTTTTCCTTGTTTCTCAGAATATCTTCTAATTCTTCTATTTCGTACTGACTTTCTTTTCTAATGCTCTCTAGTTcgtcatttaattttttttcttgatcttgtatttttttttcttcctcttttaatttttctagaTTATCAATCCTCTTTAGTTTTTCTTCTGCTGTTGTTTGaaacttaataaaaaaaatattctataataaaaaaaagaaaaaaaaaagaaggaatatttaaaattagacTATTTTGTTATAagactaattttttttttttaataacttttaaatcattaataatatgtaaaaattttaaaaaatcatgATTATCTTTGTCATTTgaagaatttaaaatttgaaatagattatcattttcttttaatattttgcATAAAGCAAAacaatacttttttattttcactaCTAATTCCTGATCTCTAAAAAAGGAAAGATTTTCATTACCACTATCATttgttttttctatttcttcgATCTTTTCTATTTGAGTGTgttcatataatttatttaattttattatatctttaaaataaataagaaattcTTGAGGCATCGTTTTTAACTCTTTTTcgtttaatttttctaacaCCTATTATATtagaaatttttatgaaatatgtACTTATCactttattcatatatattttaataatatatattttttattcttttttctaaaaacTATATGCCTCATCTATGCCATATTTCattcattaaattataatttaagaaatataaacAATTCTTTTAGTGTCATTTACacttttgtatatatatatatattgtttttttttttttttgaacctCCTCATTTATTAATgacaaattaataattttcttctCAAATATTTCTATAACATTATATAACCTTTTAGCATCAATATCAATAAATTTTGTTTCtgtcatttttcttttcttttacaatgtttttaaagaaaattagttaaaaaaaaagttactGATTCAATAAGATGGATAacaacaacaaaaaaaaaaaaaaagagtaaaaattgctaattaaaatataataaaaatatgctaaattataattaaagtttaaaaaaaaaaaaagacctCTTATAATATTGTATGcgtaatattaataaagatatatttataatgtatattaaaaaaaaagtaaatacttttataagcatttatataaatttatttttctttttaaataaaaaaagtatattaactccaaaaaaaaaaattattcttttaaatattttattattaattaaaaaaaagttttcaAAATTTGCATAAGCTATTTCTTTTGCCTTCATTTCTAtctaaagaagaaaaaaaaaatttgtctTTTATAATCAATATTACacatttttcttcattaataaaacatttatatatatatacgaaAAATTATTGTCATTATAACATATAGAAAtgcaatatatttttttttttaaatatatatatatattatatatgttgtgaatttatatattattataaatataagcatattaagaaaaaaaaaattgtagaTTCATAAATATGTCTTTTGTTTAttctattaaattttttcataattttattcaatttaaaaaaaaaaaaaaatttttaaaaggcattaatttattaaatatatttcaattaaaaacatataaaatatataaaaatacatataaagaaatagtatttatatatatataataaaaaaaatattaaatcaGTTTAACAAATTGTCATCAATCTTAGTTCAGAAGCAGAACTGATTATAATTCatcattttaatattttttttttatatactattctttatatatattttaatattttcttttttcttattaactttattatatctttttatatattaccTTTAAAAGAATAACTGCATCATTTTTGGAATATACAGATTTCAAATTAGGGTTTATCAAAGGTACATTATattgtgtatatatatatttcttgttattaaattataaaaataatacaatttaaaatatttaagtttCTAACTATATTCTGAgtcaatatatataaacataaacaaaacataaaaaaacaGAAATGTATATAACGtaatgattaaaaaaaacttaatgtaaacttatttcatatattatataatattttcttcattgttTGATGCTATGTCTTTAATTtctatacaaaaaaaaaaaaaaaaaaatatgtacatatatataaataaattcataGAATTTGATATtgattaaaattaaaataaaaaaaatatattatcataaacataaattttatttaattcttaaaaataactttaatttttaaaaaacacaatattattttacataattaataatttcatagattcatatatattttatatgtatattactTTTAATTAATGAAGAAGACGAATACAtatgttttaatatttcGCTTGATAATTGAGGATGATTCTTTTTTTggattaaaatttttaatttatcaatcTGGTTTTCATCCAGtaattctattaaaaaaaaaaatatataaatatttttatgtttctaattaaaataaatgatttgaaaaaaaaaaaaagatataaaaattgaataaaataaataaataaatataaatatatttaattttcttttaaaaaaaagaaaaaattattgagaaaaaaaacttttttatatcaGATAGGGATAACTGTTTAACACTTTATcttcaaaataattttttcagaTGCCAAGCGTTTGCtttcatcatttaaaaaaaaattattttttctcaaaattttttttatgtacatatatatatatatatttacctttataattattaacaaGCATTAATAACGCTTTATGCCAAATTACTGTTAATTGATTAGgataattttgaaaattaataaagtattCAACACAGTTTCCAATAaactaaagaaaaataatatgtatTATCACTgctataataatattatataaatactttgtaaaatttatttaagatatttaaaaaaaaaaatttatgttcTATTTTTCCATTTATTACTTGTTTAggaaaagaatattttttattaaaaaaaatgcttAAAAAATACCCAATAGTAGAATTCCattgaaatttaaaaatttgattTAGTCCATTTATAACAGAGTTTATTGATATACTCATCTTTTGAATTATACTTCCAATAATTATCATTTGCTTTTTTGTACATtcctatatttaaaaaaaataaaaaatttataaaaatattacatgagaataaaaatttaaatatgaataataaatacagttaaatattataaaaaaaaatatattaattttgtttATCTATTTATCAGCTTGGGGCAGTACTATtgtcttcatttttttataattccgACAAAACTAATCATCATATCAAATAgttcttttattataattattttttttttttatatagatattttatttaaatgcataaaattaagataatatacatattttattaaattacttTTTGTAATAATGGAAACAAAATTCCCTTAAACCATGCGTTGGATTTATATAAAGCTTTTATTAAAGTTTTATAAAGAAAGGAatctaattttttgttttgatCAATGTTTTCTAAAATTATAGGTAGTAAAATgaattcataaaatttacaAACATCCACTTCTTTTAATCCAGATGAAAATAACTTTGTTGCTTCAAAAGTTGCTTGGGTTGTCCAATTTTTTGGTTTTGTTAATAATAACAGTTCAAACCATCTTGGAGATTTTGTCAAAATTTTGAAAGCCCTATGCAACTTcccttttttaaaatgtgcTAAATCTTCACCTATTGTTTTATAACATTTTTCAACTAAAGGATCTATCTTATCtccctaaaaaaaaaaaaaaaaaaaaaagtaatttttgtattattataaatggtatataatatatataatctgatcctaaatataaaaatattatatttttttttctttttaataatatttttaatgttgTGTACAAAATTGTACTGCATAAACTgttcaaaaattaaaacatattatgCCCTGATGTttgtattaattttattttaagcaattttttttactttttttttttttgtattttataaaaaaaacaaaaaaaaaaaaaaatatatatatatatatatattaaaatt comes from Plasmodium relictum strain SGS1 genome assembly, chromosome: 9 and encodes:
- a CDS encoding U3/U14 snoRNA-associated small subunit rRNA processing protein, putative, which produces MTKIKIRKKNKHLRAFEEDLKNDIVVKNKILKKKKQEKKKQKKKKIKKKNDLNKILNLANEQNEEYLHHNINDLDEENIQEANKFLEFDDDIHENSDVSFNESNKLDSHKDSYFNELDESNDIFQEFDIKANEEISREIEKKEKEDMIQKEQGDKIDPLVEKCYKTIGEDLAHFKKGKLHRAFKILTKSPRWFELLLLTKPKNWTTQATFEATKLFSSGLKEVDVCKFYEFILLPIILENIDQNKKLDSFLYKTLIKALYKSNAWFKGILFPLLQKECTKKQMIIIGSIIQKMSISINSVINGLNQIFKFQWNSTIGYFLSIFFNKKYSFPKQFIGNCVEYFINFQNYPNQLTVIWHKALLMLVNNYKELLDENQIDKLKILIQKKNHPQLSSEILKHMYSSSSLIKKIKDIASNNEENII